The Schistocerca gregaria isolate iqSchGreg1 chromosome 4, iqSchGreg1.2, whole genome shotgun sequence genome contains a region encoding:
- the LOC126267788 gene encoding UDP-glucosyltransferase 2-like — MQILLLLVLLAVSIGGTNSARILGLFPYPGKSHFIMFEALMKGLAFRGHEVIVYSHFPQKTPIPNYIDVSLVGSVPTVVDAIKLEDSFGSGFSTVFKLKEMAMTNCENVLAFPPVQKLISSKENFDLIFTEAFNTDCMLPFVYKFQAPHIALCSHIPMPWLGDRFGNPDNPSYIPNHFLPHSDQMDLPERFKNTVYSELQKWYYYRYMEQPTHAIAAKYFGESLPPLHEIAKNTSLLIINTSPVLNLPRPQVPAVIEVGGIHIRPAKKLPKVSSVMFF, encoded by the coding sequence ATGCAGATACTGTTGCTGCTTGTATTGTTAGCAGTGTCCATTGGTGGCACAAATTCTGCACGTATCCTGGGTTTGTTTCCTTACCCTGGCAAAAGTCATTTTATCATGTTTGAAGCATTAATGAAAGGACTTGCATTTAGAGGACATGAAGTGATCGTGTACAGTCATTTCCCACAGAAAACACCAATACCAAACTACATAGACGTCAGTCTGGTTGGGTCTGTTCCAACAGTAGTTGATGCAATTAAATTAGAAGATTCATTTGGCTCAGGTTTTTCAACAGTTTTCAAGCTGAAAGAAATGGCAATGACAAACTGTGAAAATGTTTTAGCATTTCCACCGGTACAAAAGCTTATAAGCTCAAAGGagaattttgatttaattttcacAGAAGCATTTAATACAGATTGCATGTTACCATTCGTTTACAAATTTCAGGCACCGCACATTGCTCTCTGCTCACATATACCTATGCCTTGGCTTGGTGACCGTTTTGGAAATCCAGATAACCCTTCTTACATACCAAACCATTTTCTGCCCCACAGTGATCAGATGGACCTTCCTGAGCGTTTCAAGAATACAGTATACTCTGAACTGCAGAAGTGGTACTATTACAGATACATGGAACAACCTACACATGCAATAGCTGCTAAATACTTTGGGGAATCACTTCCTCCTTTGCATGAAATCGCAAAAAATACTAGCCTCCTTATTATCAACACAAGTCCTGTCCTTAACCTTCCTAGGCCTCAGGTACCAGCTGTCATTGAAGTTGGAGGGATACATATCCGACCTGCCAAGAAATTGCCAAAGGTTAGTAGTGTTATGTTCTTCTAA